A stretch of DNA from Vulcanisaeta thermophila:
CCAGTATTGACTTACCACCCTGCTGTTGCTTCCCGCTCAATACCCTCCTCGCCGTCTCCCCAACATCACCCAGTCTCTTGTATAGATCCTCAACCTGTTTCACGCTCACGCCAGACGCAATTGACAAAGCCCTGAATGTGAGCTTCTCCGCAACCCCAAGCTCTACAGCCTCCCAATCAGGCCTTAGCTGGCCCAGTATGAAGTATATGACCTTATCTATGACGTTGGGTGGGGTCTTCTTAAGGAGTGATGAGAGTAGCTTGGCCATGACGGTCCTCTGGGTGGTGGCCTCTATGCTCTCAAGCACCCTCACTACATCAACGAACTTAATGTCACCACTAGACATGAAACTACCCCAAGTGATGATGGTTTTTAGCTTAATAAAGCCTTTGTCGAGGGATGGGCTTCATCCCCTGTGGGGATTACGTGGGTAATATAGATGGCTTGTTTAATCTGTTACCACGTCGAATTGGAAGCCACCAATGGGTAGTAATCCATTGATTATCATCTTAACTCTGAAGTAATCTAAATCCTCACTCAACCTCTCATCAATGTAGTACTCCACATCGAAGTCGAGGCACTCACTCGGCCCTAGCTTAAGGTATTGGCTCTCGGTGTGGTCGCTACCTACTATCACCTCGTTATTCCTTACAAGCCTTATGTACTTAACATAGCCCTCAAGCCCAGTCTTTGTGAAGGGCCCGTTGAACCTAATCCTGAACTTAAGGGTCTCGTTGTGGTTATTGCAGAAGTGCAGTGTGTTTGGGTATTTTGCGGGGCCCTTTACATCCCTCGTCACGTAGACCAGGAACCTGTGAATTACCCTGGTCATGAAATCACCCTATGCCTAGGTTAATTTAAAGCTATAATCATTACCCACCTATGCATGGACTTGGCGTATGCATAACAGTTCCAATGTGTCACCATATGCCCATATAGTATTGATTTTGATTTAATTAATTCCTATACCTGGAGACGCACTTCATGCGCATGTTCCTCAGTATTTTTATGAATTCGCTGCGTTTATCATTATCGAGCATGACCGAGAGCAGGGAGTTCATGAATAAGCCATTGATGTTTCCAATGTCCCTCCTCATATCCTCAGTGAGTTGTTGCCTTACGTACTGCGACACTGCTATGCTCTTTATAATTGCCTTAGCGTCACCAAAGAGGTTTTTCCTCTCGATACCGTGTACCACACCGTACCTCACCAACTCCGTAACATCAACCCTAGCCCCGGTCAATGCCTGGAGCGCCTCGTACCTAGGCATCCTATTGAGTAGTACCCTGTGCCCCATTATCATGGGTATGCCCATTAAACCCTCTGGGTAGCATAGGTAAACATCTGGTGGTGCTATGGTTAGGTCGCTCACTAATGCTAACTCCATGCCCAGGCCCAGGGCTGAGCCGTTGAGTATTGTTATCAGGGGC
This window harbors:
- a CDS encoding enoyl-CoA hydratase/isomerase family protein encodes the protein MVNEGVKFDRVMIWNEEGIGVIAINNGSENRLDLDTITQVMTALTIANNDDNIKWVVLTGTGSSFFTVGVPWEVVEPTYQAIRDLVNTVKALLSMITVLTKPLITILNGSALGLGMELALVSDLTIAPPDVYLCYPEGLMGIPMIMGHRVLLNRMPRYEALQALTGARVDVTELVRYGVVHGIERKNLFGDAKAIIKSIAVSQYVRQQLTEDMRRDIGNINGLFMNSLLSVMLDNDKRSEFIKILRNMRMKCVSRYRN